GCCGCCTTCCCTGTCAACCGTCGCTTCGTTGACTCTCCCTCCGAGTTCCTCGCCCTGTTTCTTCCCGGGCTTTTTCTTCGTCGGGGGCGCGGCTTCTACCACCGCCGCGCTGTGAGTCAACCTGCTTCGTCGACCGCCGTATTCTGTTTGTCGGGGCTGCACCACGTCCGAAGTCCCTTCCGCGCCAGTGCGCGGGCTTCGTCGTGGGGGCGCGGCTTCTATCACCACCGCGTTTCGAGTCAACCGCTTCGGCCGACTCTTTTCTTCCGTCCTGCGCTCTACGGATCCATCTGGCTGCTGCTGCCCGCCAGCGGGTCCGTCGAGTGGGGCGCGGCTTCTACCACCGCCGCGTTGTGAGTCAACCGCCTCCTGCTGACTCTTTCTTCCCGCTCTTTTTCGGGAGCTGACTGGCCACGGCTTCCGGCCAGCTGCTCCTTCGGAGAAGGGGCGCGGCTTCTACCACCGCCGCGTTGTGAGTCAACCGCTTCCGCGGACTCATTTGTTCCGCCCCTCCGTCATCGCCCCTGCCCGTGACTGCGTCCGGGTTGAGTCCCCTGGGCTGCTTCCTCGCCGGGCCTGAAGGAACAGAGCGCTCGCCCGCCTTCTGGCAGGTCCGCTTTCGGGCTACAGAGCTGGATTCCGGTGAAACGCTGCATTCTGCTCAGGAGACACGCTCGTGAATGATTTCCACATGAGGGCTCGGGTTCTTGGCGTCGTGATGTGGGTCGCGGGAGTCGGGCTCGCGGGGTGTGGCTCTGCCCCGGAGCAGGAGCTCGAGGATACTTCCGGCACCTCGCAACAGGCTCTCACGGAGGGCGCGCCGCTGACCGCGCACGATGCGAGCTGCCTTCGCCTGCAGGACCAGAACACCTGGAGCAGCGCCGCCTCCTACATGACGCCAGTGGGGCCCGCGGTCGGAATGCCAGGCGTGCTCGGCGACCTCAACCGCGTGGGCCCCGTCCTCGGAGGCACCAACCACCCACCCGCCGTGGGCTACAAGGGAGGCTTCCGCTGGAACGATGGCGACATGGCCACCACGGACTGGGTGCCCCAGGCGCTCACCGCCGGCGTGTCCGGTGCCACCAATGTGGCCATCGTCTCCTGGCACTACGCGGCGACCAGCCCGGACAAGGGCGTGCGCATCTCCGTGGCGGACATCTCGGACATGTCCCTGAGTGCGGTGAACTACCGCCACGTCCTCCTGGTTCGGCCCACCAGCTCCGGCAACTTCACCGCCGTGCCCGTGCATGGCGGGGGGCTGGCCTGGTACGGCAACTACCTCTATCTGGCCGACACCTCCCAGGGGTTCCGTGTGTTCGACCTCACGCAGATTCGCGAGGTGGACGCCAGCGCGACCTGTGAGACGCGGATTGGCAAGGTCAACTCGGTGTGGTGCGCCTATGGCTACAAGTACGTGCTGCCGCAGGTGAGCGCGTACGTGGTGCCGTCGACCCTCACCAGCCCCTGCCGTCCCAAGTTCTCCTTCCTGGGCAAGGACACGCGCGGCACCACGGACGTGGTGCTCTCCGGGGAGTACTGCAACAGCAGCGATGCGCAGTGCCCATATGACGACTCCACTCCGGGGCTCGGCGGGCGGCTCTACCGCTGGCCGGTGGATGCCACCACGAACCGACTCAAGACGGTGAATGGCGCTGCGGCACCCGAGCGGGCGTACATCATGAACGAGCCCAATGTGCAGGGCGTGGCGCCCATCATGACCACGACCGCGACTACGTCGTACTGGCTGAGCTCCACCCGCTACAGCGGCGCACTCTTCAAGGTGTCCACGGGCGCGTCGCGCACCGCGTACCTGTCGGGAGACAGCAGGTGGGCCCGGATGCCCGAGGGCATGCACGCCACCGGCAGCGGCACCAACCTGTGGACGGTGACCGAGGGCTACCAGGGCTCCACCAGCCCGTCACTCGGCGGGCGCGTGGTCTTCTATGTGGACCAGGCTGCCGTGGACTGAAGGTCCGAGCCCCCACCTCCGTGATTCACGTCCCCCCGCGGGTGTGAGCGCACACGCCCGCGCGGGAACCGGACATGGACGTCGTCCGCCCCCGCGTCAGAACAGGCGATTGAGGCCATTGAGCGCGGCCACGCGGTAGGCCTCGGCCATGGTCGGGTAGTTGAACGTGGTGTTGATGAAGTAGTCGATGCTGTTGCCCGGGCCGTCCTGCGCCATGATGGCCTGGCCGATGTGGATGATCTCCGAGGCGTTGTCCCCGAAGCAGTGGATGCCGAGGAGTTCCCGTGTCTCCCGGTGGAACAGCAGCTTCAGCATGCCCACGGTGCGCCCGGTGATCTGCGCGCGCGCCAGGCTCTTGAAGAAGGCGTGACCCACCTCGTAGGGCACGCCGGCCCTGGTCAGCTCGCGCTCGGTGCGGCCCAGGCTGCTGATCTCCGGGCTGGTGTAGATGCCGGTGGGGATGTCCTTGACCAGCTTGTGCTCCAGCCGCCCCTCGACGATGTGCGTGGCGGCGAAGCGGCCCTGGTCATACGAGGCGCTCGCCAGTGAAGGAGCCCCCACCACGTCGCCCACTGCGTAGATGTGGGGCACGGAGGTCTGGTACGCGTCATTCACCTGGATGCAGCCTCGCGAGTCCATGGCGATTCCCAGTGCCTCCAGTCCCAGGTCGGCGCTGTTGCCCGTGCGCCCGTTGGCCCACAGGAAGGCGTCCGCCTTGAGCTGCTTGCCGCTCTTGAGGTGGAGCACCACGCCGTCTCCTCGCGCCTCCACCTGGGCCATCTCCTCCTGGTGGCGGATGAGCACTCCCTGCTCGCGCAGGTGGTAGGAGAGCGCGTCGGAGATCTCGTCATCGAGGAACGAGAGCAGCCGGTCCCTCGTGTTCACCAGGTCCACCTTCACGCCGAGCATCCGGAACATGGAGGCGTACTCGCAGCCGATGACGCCCGCGCCGTAGATGATCATCGTCTGCGGTGGCTCTCGCAGCCGCAGGATGGTGTCCGAATCGAAGATGCGCGGATGGCCGAAGTCCACCCCGGGCGGACGGTACGGGTGCGAGCCGGTGGCGATGACGAACGCCTTCGCGGACAGCAGCTCCTGGGAGCCGCGTGGCTCGGCGACCTCCACCGTGTGGGCGTCCAGGAAGCGAGCCCGGCCCACGACCAGGTCCACGCGGTTGCGCTCGTAGAAGGTGCTGCGCAGCTGGACCTGGCGGGACACCACCGAGGAGGCCACGCGCATCATGTCCTTGAGGGTGGTGGTGCGCGCCAGCTCCGCTCGTAGCTCCGGATGGTCCCCCTGCACGTCCACGAGCCGTTGGATGGCGTGGCGCAGGGCCTTGGAGGGAATGGTCGCGGTGTGGGTGCAGGCCCCTCCCACGAAGGGACTTTGTTCCACCGAGCACACGCGGCGGCCGGACTTCACCGCCTTCATCGAGGCCCCTTCTCCACCCGGACCGGAGCCGAGGACCACCACGTCGAACTGCCGAACGGTCATGCCCGGAGCCTTACCACGTGGCCTCGTGCTGCTCCACGCATCACGTTCACCTCGCGACAGGAGTTTGAAGCTCGCGGGCGTTGCGGGATCGGAGTTCTCGCTGTTCCGGAGCGTGTGCCATGCTCTCGCCATGGCGGACACGCCCAGGCCGAACGAGAACGAGGCTGATTCCGTGGTGGTGGACCGTCGCCGGTTCCTCACGTGGGTGGTGGCCTCGCCGGCGCTGGTGGTCGCGGCGCGGCTGGGGCTCGACATCCCACGGGCGGACGCCGCTCGAGCCGAGGTACCCGAGGCTGCGGCCGACGAGACCGCGCTCAACCTCTACATCGCCATCCAGACCGATGGACGCATCCACGCCACCCTGCCCCGTACCGAGATGGGCCAGGGCATCACCACGAGTGTGGCCATGCTCGTGGCCGAGGAGCTGGATGCCAGCCTCGGCTCGGTGGAGGTGCACACCGCCGACGCGGACTCGCGCTGGGTCATCCAGCTCACCGGCCTGTCCTCGACGATGCGCTACCTCTCGGGCCCCATCCGCGCCGCGGCCGCGACGGCCCGCGCCCGGCTGGTCACCGCGGCGGCGAACCGCTGGCACGCGCTCGCGCACACCCTCACCACCGCGAATGGAGAGGTGATTGCTCCCGATGGCCGCCGCGCGGGGTACGGCGAGCTGGCCGAGGACGCCGCGGCCGTGCTGCTGCTACTCGTCTCTCCGCTACCGAAGAACCCGAGTGAGTACACGGTGGTCGGCCAGCCCACGGGCCGCATCGATGCCCACGACATCGTCACCGGGGCGGCGCACTACACCCTCGACCTGGACATCCCCAACGCCGTGCCCGTGGTCGTCGCCCGCCCGCCCACGCTGCGAGGCACGGTGCGGGACTTCGACGCTTCGGCCGCGCTGGCGATGCCGGGTGTCCTGGGCGTGGCACGCCTGCCGTCGGGAGTGGCGGTCGCCGCGGGGAACTACGCACAGGCCTTCGCTGCGCGAGACGCCTTGCAGATCTCCTGGGCTCCCGGCCCCGCGAGCCACCTGTCCGACGCGGACATCCGCGCGCGCCTGCGGGATGCCATCGGCGCGCGCCCCTTCCCGCCGCTCTTCACGGCGCGCACCCTGGAAGGGCGCTTCGACTTCCCCTACCTCGCCCACGCGCCCATGGAGACGCAGAGCTGCGTCGCCCAGGTGACGGGTGACAGCGCCGAGCTGTGGCTGGGCGCGCAGGACCCGAAGTTCGTGCGGCGCGAGGTCGCGGCGGCGCTGGGCTGGGCCCTCACCCCTCAGCGCGTCACCGTGCATACGGCTCGGGCCGGTGGCGGCTTCGGTCGGCGGTTCTTCGCCGAGGCCGCCGTGGAGGCCGCGCTCACCTCGCGCGCGCTCGGACGGCCGGTGAAGCTGATGTGGAGCCGCAACGATGACATGCGACACGGCCGCTACCGGCCCGCCAGCCACCACCGCATCCTCGCGTATGTGGGCGCGAGCGGCTCCATCCTCGGGTGGAACCACCGCGCCGCCATTCCCACCGTGGAGTTCCCCCATGGGTTCGGGGACGCCATCACCGCCCTGGCCGGCACTGTCCTTCCCGAGGTGACCAGCAAGCTCTTCTTCGAGCTCACGCAGCACGTGCCCTATCGCTTCGGACTGGTGGGCCAGGAGCTTCGCGAGGTCTCCCTCCCCATCCCCACGGCGTCGTTCCGCTCCGTCTTCACCAGCCAGGTGGGCGTGGCCAACGAGGTCTTCATCGACCAGCTCGCCCGCGAGCTCGGGCGAGACCCGGTGGAGCTGCGCCGCTCCCAGCTCACGTCGAACCGGCTCAAGGCCGTGCTGGCGAAGGTCGCGCTCGAAGGCGCCTGGGGCCGGACGCTGCCGCCCGGAGTCGCTCAAGGCGTTGCCGTCCTCGAAGAGTGGGACAGCGCCATCGCCCACCTCGTCGAGGTCGACATCACCGGCGAGGCTCCCCGCGTGCTGCGCGTGGTCATCGCCGCCGATGTGGGCCTACCCATCAACCCGAAGGGCATCGAGGCCCAGCTCCAGGGCGCGGCCATCGACGCGTTCTCCACCACGCTGAGCGCGGGCATCCATATCGACTCGGGCGCCGTGCGCGAGGGCAGCTTCGCCGACTACCGGTGGCTCCGCATGCGGCACGCGCCCTCGGAAATCACGGTGCACCTCGTCCGCTCGGACGACCGCGTCGGTGGCGTGGGGGAGCTCGGCTACCCCAGCGCCGCCGCAGCACTGACGAATGCCATCGCCCGGGCGACCGGCACCATGCCCACCCGCTTTCCGCTGCTCGATGCAGGAGCCTGACCATGCCGGCCTACCAGTTCATCCTCA
The sequence above is drawn from the Pyxidicoccus trucidator genome and encodes:
- the sthA gene encoding Si-specific NAD(P)(+) transhydrogenase, producing the protein MTVRQFDVVVLGSGPGGEGASMKAVKSGRRVCSVEQSPFVGGACTHTATIPSKALRHAIQRLVDVQGDHPELRAELARTTTLKDMMRVASSVVSRQVQLRSTFYERNRVDLVVGRARFLDAHTVEVAEPRGSQELLSAKAFVIATGSHPYRPPGVDFGHPRIFDSDTILRLREPPQTMIIYGAGVIGCEYASMFRMLGVKVDLVNTRDRLLSFLDDEISDALSYHLREQGVLIRHQEEMAQVEARGDGVVLHLKSGKQLKADAFLWANGRTGNSADLGLEALGIAMDSRGCIQVNDAYQTSVPHIYAVGDVVGAPSLASASYDQGRFAATHIVEGRLEHKLVKDIPTGIYTSPEISSLGRTERELTRAGVPYEVGHAFFKSLARAQITGRTVGMLKLLFHRETRELLGIHCFGDNASEIIHIGQAIMAQDGPGNSIDYFINTTFNYPTMAEAYRVAALNGLNRLF
- a CDS encoding xanthine dehydrogenase family protein molybdopterin-binding subunit yields the protein MADTPRPNENEADSVVVDRRRFLTWVVASPALVVAARLGLDIPRADAARAEVPEAAADETALNLYIAIQTDGRIHATLPRTEMGQGITTSVAMLVAEELDASLGSVEVHTADADSRWVIQLTGLSSTMRYLSGPIRAAAATARARLVTAAANRWHALAHTLTTANGEVIAPDGRRAGYGELAEDAAAVLLLLVSPLPKNPSEYTVVGQPTGRIDAHDIVTGAAHYTLDLDIPNAVPVVVARPPTLRGTVRDFDASAALAMPGVLGVARLPSGVAVAAGNYAQAFAARDALQISWAPGPASHLSDADIRARLRDAIGARPFPPLFTARTLEGRFDFPYLAHAPMETQSCVAQVTGDSAELWLGAQDPKFVRREVAAALGWALTPQRVTVHTARAGGGFGRRFFAEAAVEAALTSRALGRPVKLMWSRNDDMRHGRYRPASHHRILAYVGASGSILGWNHRAAIPTVEFPHGFGDAITALAGTVLPEVTSKLFFELTQHVPYRFGLVGQELREVSLPIPTASFRSVFTSQVGVANEVFIDQLARELGRDPVELRRSQLTSNRLKAVLAKVALEGAWGRTLPPGVAQGVAVLEEWDSAIAHLVEVDITGEAPRVLRVVIAADVGLPINPKGIEAQLQGAAIDAFSTTLSAGIHIDSGAVREGSFADYRWLRMRHAPSEITVHLVRSDDRVGGVGELGYPSAAAALTNAIARATGTMPTRFPLLDAGA